In Alphaproteobacteria bacterium, the DNA window CGTCATAGGGCACATCGACATAGGTGCCTCGCTGGCGGATATATTCCATGTGCTTGCGCCCAGCGATATCGTATGGGTGGAAAAGCGAGTCCGTGCGCCCGTCAAATTCGAGCGTCTTCACGCCGAAGCGATCGCATAGCGTCTTGTTGAAAGCCGGCGTCGCCTTCACCCAGCGGCCCTCGATAAGCAGATCGGTATAGCCGTGAAAGACGAAGAGATCGCTTCCCATGATCTCGCACAGCTTTTGCGTCACCAGATGGTTGCGTACATCGCCATAGCCAACCCTGGCGGCGAGCCCCATGGCACGGGCGCAAGCTGCCAGCAGTGCCGCCTTGGTGATACAAAAGCCCTTGCGCGCCGCCAGGCAGGCGCTGGCGTGAAAGCCTTCGGGTGTGGTCGGCACGCCATAGGGGTCGTACAGCAGATCGTCGCGCACCGCGTAATAGAGCCGGCAGGCAATATCCACTTCGTCTTTGGCGTCGCCGGCTGCCTCGGCCGCGTAGGCCTTAATGGTCGGATGATCACTATCGATGAAACGGCCGGGCGCCAGATAGGGGGCCAAGTTTTCAGTGTTCACCACTGCCGTGCTAGTCGCCATGGTTTTCGCGCGTTTTTCTGGTTATACCCGACTCGGGCGCGCCAACCTGACCGCAGTGGCGCGCCACGTCAAGCGATGCCGGGAGTGAGCCATGTCCGAAGACCGCCTGCCTTTTCACGCCGAACACATCGGCAGCCTGTTGCGTCCGGCAGCGCTGAAACGCGCCAATGCCGCGCGCAAAGACGATCCGGCGACCTATGAGGCGACGCTGAAAGCGGCAACGGCTGAGGCCATCCGCATGCAGACAGAGGTCGGGCTGCGCTCTATCAGCGACGGCGAGTTTCGCCGCGCCTCTTGGTTTTCCGCCTTTTTTGAGGCGATGCCCGGCTCCTTCGGCTCCACGCCATCACGGTTTTGCTTCCACGACAAGGACGACGGCGAGCACAGCTGGCCGACCTGTTGCGCCACAGCGCGGATCCGCCGCGAAGGTGGCATCACGCTCAGCGAATACGAAGCCATCCGCAGCCAAACCGACCGTTTACCCAAGGTCACCATGCCAACGCCGTCGGCCTTTCACTTTTTTGCGGGGCGCGAGTGCGCGAACAGCTTGATCTATCCCGACCTGGACGAGTTCTGGGAGGACCTAGTGGCGGTCTATCGTAAGGAGATCGCGGCATTGCACGAAGCCGGCGCGCAGTACGTTCAGCTCGACGAGGTGCCACTGGCGATGCTTTGCGACCCTACCATCCGCGAGCAGCTCAAGAGTTTCGGCGAGAACCCGGAGACACTGACCAAGCTCTACGTGGATGTTGTAAACCGCGCCATTGCGAAGCGCCCGGATGGTATGCATGTGGGGATCCACCTTTGCCGCGGCAATTTCCGGGGCCGTTGGATGGCCTCGGGCGGCTATGGTCCGGTCGCGCAAGAGCTGTTCAATACATTGAAGGTCGATTCTTTCTTTCTCGAATATGACAGCGAGCGGGCGGGCGACTTCTCGCCACTAGCCGAAGTGCCGGCTGACAGGATCGTCGTGCTCGGCCTCGTCGGCACAAAGACGCCAAAGCTGGAAGAGATTGAAGCGCTGGCCAAGCGTGTCGACGAAGCGACGCGTTACATCCCCCTCGAGCGACTGTGCCTCAGCCCTCAATGCGGCTTTGCCAGTGTTGCGGGTGGCAACCCTATCACGGAGAACGACCAACGCGCGAAGTTGGCACGCGTAGTCCAGACCGCGGAGCTAGTCTGGGGCGAGGCTTAGTACGGCACCAGAACGGCGGCGCCTTGCAGGCAGCCGTCGCGAAGATTGGCAAGGGCGGTGTTGCCTCTATCAGGGGGTAGCGGGTTATGGTTCACTTGATTATCCCCAACGGCGCCGGACGTGCCGCATCAGGGTGATAAGGGCATCAACGCCAGTGTCCGGCATGGCATTGTAGAGGCTAGCGCGCATGCCACCGATGGCCGAATGCCCTTTAAGATTGGCGAGGCCGCATTCGTCCGCAGCCCCTAGAAAGCGCGCTTCCAGCGCCCGGTCATGGATGCGAAAGCAGATATTGACCCGCGAGCGATCCTCGTGTGCAACGGGCCCTTCGTAGAAGTCGTCTGCATCGATTTCGCCATAGACCATGGTGCTGCGCCGCCGCGCTGCCGCTGCCATCGCCGTTAGACCGCCCTGGTCGACAATCCAGTCGAGCACCAGCCCGGCGAGATAGATGGGATAGGTCAGCGGCGTGTTGACCATGCTCTCGTTTCCCGCCTGCACAGTGTAGTCGAGCACGCTCGGGGTCTCGGGCCGCGCATGGCCAAGCAGGTCGTTGCGGATTAGCACCAGGACTAGCCCGGCCGGGCCGATGTTCTTTTGTGCTCCGGCATAGACCATGCCGTATTGCGCCACATCGAGCGGCCGTGTGAGAAAACTTGAGG includes these proteins:
- a CDS encoding transglutaminase domain-containing protein is translated as MATSTAVVNTENLAPYLAPGRFIDSDHPTIKAYAAEAAGDAKDEVDIACRLYYAVRDDLLYDPYGVPTTPEGFHASACLAARKGFCITKAALLAACARAMGLAARVGYGDVRNHLVTQKLCEIMGSDLFVFHGYTDLLIEGRWVKATPAFNKTLCDRFGVKTLEFDGRTDSLFHPYDIAGRKHMEYIRQRGTYVDVPYDEIRTVWFATYRRDMVDSGFAVKDGDFHAEAAAERE
- a CDS encoding 5-methyltetrahydropteroyltriglutamate--homocysteine S-methyltransferase produces the protein MSEDRLPFHAEHIGSLLRPAALKRANAARKDDPATYEATLKAATAEAIRMQTEVGLRSISDGEFRRASWFSAFFEAMPGSFGSTPSRFCFHDKDDGEHSWPTCCATARIRREGGITLSEYEAIRSQTDRLPKVTMPTPSAFHFFAGRECANSLIYPDLDEFWEDLVAVYRKEIAALHEAGAQYVQLDEVPLAMLCDPTIREQLKSFGENPETLTKLYVDVVNRAIAKRPDGMHVGIHLCRGNFRGRWMASGGYGPVAQELFNTLKVDSFFLEYDSERAGDFSPLAEVPADRIVVLGLVGTKTPKLEEIEALAKRVDEATRYIPLERLCLSPQCGFASVAGGNPITENDQRAKLARVVQTAELVWGEA
- the serC gene encoding 3-phosphoserine/phosphohydroxythreonine transaminase is translated as MAVLAEERSGVAYNFAAGPTMLPEPVLLRARDELLSWHGSGMSVWEMPFTGENFRSIVASFRDNLATLLDLPKGYSILLMHGGASTQFSLLPLNLLPPGASADYAETGHWARKAIREGRRYGDIRIAATGTDSSFTRIPAMASWQLDPAAAYCHITDNETAEGSEFHWLPETGAVPLITDMTSSFLTRPLDVAQYGMVYAGAQKNIGPAGLVLVLIRNDLLGHARPETPSVLDYTVQAGNESMVNTPLTYPIYLAGLVLDWIVDQGGLTAMAAAARRRSTMVYGEIDADDFYEGPVAHEDRSRVNICFRIHDRALEARFLGAADECGLANLKGHSAIGGMRASLYNAMPDTGVDALITLMRHVRRRWG